A DNA window from Longimicrobiaceae bacterium contains the following coding sequences:
- a CDS encoding (Fe-S)-binding protein codes for MLENAIDVTERCRHCLMCRHVCPVGNLTRVETLTPHGWAQLVALERRDLSTWNAETVDALYKCADCGNCRSHCVYSNPLPEGIAAARAQVVERGLAPAIVYEMAEILGKWENPYLPRRPEKPTGSGDVALFVGDEAHLLKPALVTAAVELLRAVGIDPVLIGRGRSTGYLASSLGLPALAYDHALANLGELEACGASRLFVLSPGEYFAFTQMYDERLGLRVPENVEVLELVPFLAAQLEAGRLRLKRASANGGPVAYVDPTHAVRVKSRFPAPRRLLDAVLPEPARELFWRDGRAYPCGDLALQFTQPQIADALTQARLVDAAQVGARIVVTEGAGSLAHLERHAAEHGIEVKGLYELLVDHLEN; via the coding sequence GCTGGAGAACGCCATCGACGTCACCGAGCGCTGCCGCCACTGCCTGATGTGCCGGCACGTATGCCCGGTGGGGAACCTGACCCGCGTGGAGACGCTGACGCCGCACGGTTGGGCGCAGCTCGTGGCGCTGGAGCGTCGCGACCTCTCCACCTGGAACGCGGAGACGGTTGACGCGCTGTACAAATGTGCCGATTGTGGGAACTGCCGTTCCCATTGCGTCTACTCGAACCCCTTGCCTGAAGGGATTGCTGCGGCGCGGGCCCAGGTGGTCGAGCGGGGCCTGGCGCCGGCCATCGTCTACGAGATGGCGGAGATCCTGGGCAAGTGGGAGAATCCCTATCTGCCGCGGCGCCCGGAAAAGCCGACGGGCAGCGGCGACGTCGCGCTCTTCGTCGGCGACGAAGCGCACCTGCTGAAACCGGCGCTGGTCACCGCCGCGGTCGAGTTGTTGAGGGCGGTGGGGATCGATCCGGTGCTCATCGGGCGCGGCCGGAGCACGGGCTATCTGGCCAGCTCGCTGGGGCTGCCGGCGCTCGCGTATGATCATGCCCTCGCCAACCTGGGCGAGCTGGAGGCCTGCGGCGCCTCGCGCCTCTTCGTGCTCTCTCCGGGCGAGTATTTCGCCTTCACCCAGATGTACGATGAGCGGCTCGGCCTGCGCGTACCGGAGAACGTCGAGGTGCTCGAGCTGGTGCCCTTCCTGGCGGCCCAGCTGGAGGCGGGCCGGCTCAGGCTGAAACGGGCTTCCGCCAACGGCGGACCTGTCGCGTATGTGGACCCTACGCACGCGGTGCGGGTGAAATCCCGCTTTCCGGCGCCGCGGCGCCTGCTCGATGCGGTGCTCCCGGAGCCCGCGCGGGAGCTATTCTGGCGCGATGGCCGCGCCTATCCCTGTGGCGATCTGGCTCTGCAGTTCACCCAGCCACAGATCGCCGACGCGCTCACGCAGGCCCGGCTGGTCGACGCCGCGCAGGTCGGCGCGCGCATAGTCGTCACCGAAGGGGCCGGCAGCCTCGCCCATCTGGAGCGCCATGCGGCGGAACATGGCATCGAGGTCAAGGGGCTGTACGAGCTCCTCGTCGATCACCTGGAAAACTGA